The following proteins are co-located in the Myroides profundi genome:
- the mdtD gene encoding multidrug transporter subunit MdtD, producing the protein MEIGIVEDPKVKKYLPWLAALAIFMQALDGTILNTGLPSIARSLGESPLEMQSVIVSYTLTVALLIPLSGWLADRFGTRNMLMLAIGIFTLGSLFCSIANTLDQLVLARIFQAIGGSMLVPVARLILIYAYPKDQLLGIINFITIPALIGPMLGPTAGGFLVEKFSWHWIFLINLPVGIVAMVWARKVVPNFTNTVGKFDLKGWLLISGGLTTITLIIERWNSPQFTAMTLMLLGVLTIICVLGYIRYAQRTTKALIRLSLLKIKTLRVGLIGNLVTRFGVGGMPLMVPLLLQVGFGYSAFFAGLMMIPQAGANLVFRNFVIPIVRKFGYRNTLIVNTILTGIIISCFFFINKNTPMWILVILMICNGAFNAVQFTSMNTIALADLDNDTSSEGNTLLSVTQQLAISLGISISAMILVMFQNSSIGTNDQGIDVFRYTFLVMGIITILSSRVFARLSVEAGASLVEKREYKEPKQQTN; encoded by the coding sequence ATGGAAATAGGGATCGTTGAAGACCCAAAGGTAAAAAAGTATTTACCTTGGCTTGCTGCGTTAGCTATATTTATGCAGGCATTAGATGGTACTATCCTAAACACAGGATTGCCCTCTATCGCTAGAAGTTTAGGAGAGTCACCCTTAGAGATGCAGAGCGTTATCGTATCGTATACCTTGACAGTAGCCCTGTTAATCCCTTTAAGTGGATGGTTGGCAGACCGCTTTGGTACACGTAATATGCTGATGTTAGCCATTGGTATCTTTACCTTAGGATCCTTATTTTGTTCTATAGCCAATACCTTAGATCAACTCGTTTTGGCTCGTATTTTCCAAGCCATAGGAGGATCTATGTTAGTACCAGTAGCAAGGTTAATACTGATTTATGCCTATCCAAAAGATCAATTACTAGGTATCATTAACTTTATCACCATACCCGCATTGATAGGGCCAATGTTAGGGCCTACTGCAGGAGGTTTTTTAGTAGAGAAGTTCTCTTGGCATTGGATATTCTTGATTAATCTACCTGTCGGCATTGTCGCTATGGTTTGGGCAAGAAAAGTTGTTCCTAATTTTACCAATACAGTTGGCAAATTTGACTTAAAAGGATGGCTACTAATCAGTGGAGGATTGACCACCATTACGCTGATTATCGAACGATGGAACTCTCCCCAATTTACAGCAATGACCCTAATGTTATTAGGAGTACTAACCATTATCTGCGTATTAGGATACATACGATACGCACAGAGAACTACTAAAGCCCTTATCAGATTAAGCTTATTAAAGATAAAAACATTAAGAGTAGGGCTAATAGGTAATCTAGTTACTCGATTTGGAGTAGGGGGAATGCCTCTGATGGTACCACTATTACTACAAGTTGGCTTTGGATATTCTGCCTTCTTTGCAGGGTTAATGATGATACCACAGGCAGGAGCCAACCTTGTTTTTAGAAACTTTGTCATCCCTATTGTACGCAAATTCGGATATAGAAATACATTGATTGTCAATACAATATTGACCGGAATAATCATCTCTTGTTTCTTCTTTATCAATAAAAATACCCCAATGTGGATATTGGTGATCTTGATGATTTGCAACGGAGCATTTAATGCAGTACAGTTCACTTCTATGAATACCATAGCATTAGCAGATTTAGACAATGATACTTCAAGTGAGGGAAACACCTTATTATCCGTTACCCAACAGTTAGCCATAAGTTTAGGGATATCTATCTCAGCGATGATCTTAGTGATGTTCCAAAATAGCAGTATTGGGACAAATGATCAAGGAATAGACGTGTTTAGATACACCTTTTTAGTCATGGGAATTATCACCATCTTATCTAGTCGTGTATTTGCAAGATTAAGTGTAGAAGCAGGAGCAAGCCTAGTCGAAAAAAGAGAATACAAAGAACCAAAACAACAAACAAATTAA
- a CDS encoding outer membrane beta-barrel protein yields the protein MNDKWLNDLEQKMKDHTEIGPEGLWEDLEQKLFGEEKGKIIPLWSDTVQQATNKRKASKEVNFKRIIGIAASVAILSIGGAELYLRSGRALQHDDKEKESIVIDAKESKLKLDSTPSQYLDKVEEEKIITKETHTNTKALTSNEKEKASSHTIKTIEERRETSIVEIVDNNSSSIEQEKTGSGVLSDLVDKDKVQEQLAILVEESNQNIEKALVDNQLKETEIKDQVKSKKNRGFSLGLISSNIASTSSMQQNGYSTMKGMMKDDSNVSLDMGMASAVLSEIYVVNQNKEVYTDVKHKKPIRFGVALYYPMGDKWGINTGVTYTKLSSDLTSGSQEYKIINTQTLHYVGVPIQVNYNVWEKGNFSAYVNGGLHFEKSVYGTLKTKFKADQHVEKIPDEKVNVKGIQTSANLAVGIEYKLAKSVGLFVEPGARYYFDNGSSVKTIYTEKPFDFNMQLGLRYSIPNTKKSIESKE from the coding sequence ATGAACGATAAATGGTTAAATGATCTGGAGCAGAAGATGAAGGATCATACAGAGATCGGACCAGAGGGGTTATGGGAGGATTTGGAACAAAAACTTTTTGGGGAAGAGAAGGGAAAAATCATACCATTATGGTCAGATACTGTACAGCAAGCAACAAATAAAAGGAAAGCATCTAAAGAAGTAAACTTTAAAAGGATTATTGGTATCGCTGCTTCTGTGGCAATACTATCTATTGGAGGTGCAGAACTATATTTGAGAAGTGGACGTGCATTACAGCATGATGATAAAGAAAAAGAAAGCATTGTTATAGATGCAAAAGAGAGTAAGTTAAAGCTTGATTCTACACCTAGTCAATACCTTGATAAGGTAGAAGAAGAAAAGATAATAACCAAAGAAACACACACAAATACCAAAGCTTTGACTTCAAATGAAAAGGAGAAGGCAAGCAGTCATACTATCAAGACAATAGAAGAAAGGAGAGAGACTTCTATTGTTGAGATAGTTGACAATAACTCAAGTTCGATAGAACAAGAGAAGACAGGTAGTGGTGTACTTTCTGATTTAGTTGATAAAGATAAAGTACAAGAGCAATTAGCGATTTTAGTTGAAGAAAGTAATCAAAACATAGAGAAAGCTTTAGTTGATAATCAGTTGAAAGAAACAGAAATAAAAGATCAAGTAAAGTCAAAAAAGAATAGAGGTTTTTCTTTAGGTCTAATATCTAGTAATATAGCCTCTACTTCTAGTATGCAACAAAATGGATACAGTACAATGAAGGGAATGATGAAGGATGATAGTAATGTCTCTTTAGATATGGGGATGGCGAGTGCTGTACTGTCAGAGATTTATGTTGTTAATCAAAATAAGGAGGTCTATACAGATGTCAAGCATAAGAAACCTATTCGTTTTGGAGTAGCCCTATATTATCCTATGGGGGATAAATGGGGAATCAATACAGGGGTGACTTATACGAAATTATCATCTGATCTTACTTCAGGAAGTCAAGAGTATAAAATTATAAATACACAGACATTACATTATGTAGGAGTGCCAATTCAAGTGAATTATAACGTATGGGAGAAAGGGAATTTCTCAGCGTATGTCAATGGTGGACTTCATTTTGAGAAATCAGTGTATGGAACGTTGAAAACAAAGTTTAAGGCTGATCAACATGTAGAAAAAATACCAGATGAAAAGGTAAATGTCAAAGGAATACAGACTTCAGCAAATTTAGCTGTAGGAATAGAGTACAAGTTAGCGAAGAGTGTTGGACTGTTTGTTGAACCAGGAGCTCGATATTACTTTGACAATGGAAGCTCTGTTAAAACTATTTATACAGAGAAGCCTTTTGATTTTAATATGCAGTTAGGATTGCGTTATTCGATACCTAATACAAAGAAATCAATAGAAAGTAAAGAATAA
- a CDS encoding VIT1/CCC1 transporter family protein: MSAKEDQITIDNYLDNHYINRSNWLRAAVLGANDGIISVSSLAIGVATASASREPILLATVAGLVAGALSMAAGEYVSVSSQTDIENADIAREAKELEEMPETELKILAQIYEQRGLKKETAMQVAIELTEKDALAAHVRDELGINEINQANPMQAALASGASFTIGGVLPLGVALLAPVEQMEYWLYGFTIIFLMILGAISAKTGGSSIQKAVLRIVIWGSVAMGLSALVGYIFGVNV; the protein is encoded by the coding sequence ATGAGCGCTAAAGAAGATCAAATCACAATCGACAACTATCTAGATAATCATTACATCAATCGAAGTAATTGGCTTAGGGCAGCAGTACTAGGTGCTAATGATGGTATTATATCTGTATCGAGTTTAGCAATAGGTGTTGCCACAGCTAGCGCATCAAGAGAACCTATTCTACTTGCCACAGTGGCAGGACTAGTAGCAGGCGCACTGTCAATGGCTGCTGGAGAATATGTATCTGTAAGTTCTCAGACTGATATAGAGAATGCAGATATAGCAAGAGAGGCAAAGGAACTTGAAGAAATGCCTGAAACAGAATTAAAGATTCTAGCACAGATCTATGAGCAACGTGGACTAAAAAAAGAAACGGCTATGCAGGTAGCTATTGAACTAACAGAAAAAGACGCTCTAGCTGCTCATGTGAGAGATGAATTAGGTATTAATGAAATTAATCAGGCCAATCCTATGCAGGCAGCTCTAGCTTCAGGAGCTTCATTTACTATCGGTGGAGTGCTGCCTCTTGGGGTAGCACTATTAGCACCTGTAGAACAAATGGAATATTGGCTATATGGTTTTACCATTATATTCCTTATGATATTAGGGGCAATATCTGCTAAAACAGGTGGTTCTAGTATCCAGAAAGCGGTTCTTAGAATCGTTATTTGGGGATCAGTAGCGATGGGACTATCTGCATTAGTAGGCTACATATTTGGTGTCAATGTATAA
- a CDS encoding DUF4840 domain-containing protein has product MKKSIKFKEILIVFSLIGLGLTSCSKDDDTIKPNKKVKVEDVYGSYSGKTITSQDKVKNEQNVNFSAKAGVISFTELPVKEIVSTVVGDPKKTEEALKALGKVKYNLDYKAALNKNSTAVELTFVPKVLELKVPVDGKVKNVKVIFSAKDKGIYVSGKSNVVKFGFTVSELTIDEVLESRLVPINYAFPASVKK; this is encoded by the coding sequence ATGAAAAAGTCAATAAAATTTAAAGAAATCTTGATCGTGTTTAGTTTAATAGGTTTAGGTCTTACATCATGTAGTAAAGATGATGATACTATCAAACCAAATAAAAAAGTAAAAGTAGAAGATGTCTACGGAAGTTACAGCGGAAAGACAATCACTTCTCAAGATAAGGTTAAGAATGAGCAGAATGTAAACTTTAGCGCTAAAGCGGGAGTTATTTCTTTTACAGAACTACCAGTTAAAGAAATAGTATCTACTGTAGTAGGTGATCCTAAAAAGACTGAGGAGGCATTAAAAGCTCTAGGAAAGGTAAAATATAACTTAGATTATAAAGCAGCTTTAAATAAAAATAGTACAGCTGTAGAATTGACTTTTGTACCAAAGGTTCTAGAACTTAAAGTTCCTGTAGATGGTAAGGTAAAAAATGTAAAAGTAATATTCTCTGCAAAGGATAAAGGAATTTACGTTTCTGGTAAATCGAATGTAGTGAAATTTGGTTTTACAGTATCTGAGTTAACAATTGATGAGGTATTAGAAAGTAGATTAGTACCTATTAATTACGCGTTTCCAGCTTCTGTCAAAAAGTAA
- a CDS encoding DUF4840 domain-containing protein has protein sequence MRAVRRIKMFTVLFSLVGISFTSCISDDNSIEPNKPVKIGDVVGSYSGKAFTLQGKWMNEQNTIFKINDSLIVFDNLPVRELVGSVVKDARKTEEILNKMDKVKYNLAYTSVIDETGTALILTMSPRELKFIIPMDDSKKEVVAHVTAKYKGIYVSNRYDMVKFEWIVDKLTVDGKEDNDFIEVKYFFPGSVKR, from the coding sequence ATGAGAGCAGTAAGAAGAATTAAAATGTTTACGGTCTTATTTAGTTTAGTTGGTATTAGTTTTACATCGTGTATTAGTGATGATAATAGTATAGAGCCAAATAAACCTGTTAAGATAGGAGATGTAGTAGGAAGTTATAGTGGGAAAGCTTTTACTCTACAAGGGAAATGGATGAATGAACAAAATACAATTTTTAAGATTAATGATAGCTTGATTGTATTTGATAATCTGCCAGTAAGAGAACTTGTGGGATCAGTAGTTAAAGACGCTAGAAAAACCGAGGAGATATTAAATAAGATGGATAAAGTAAAGTATAATCTTGCTTATACATCTGTAATAGATGAGACAGGAACAGCGTTAATATTAACGATGAGTCCAAGAGAATTGAAGTTTATAATTCCGATGGATGATAGTAAAAAAGAAGTAGTGGCTCATGTCACTGCAAAGTATAAAGGGATCTATGTGTCTAATAGGTATGATATGGTGAAGTTTGAGTGGATAGTAGACAAATTAACTGTGGATGGAAAAGAAGATAACGACTTTATAGAAGTGAAGTATTTCTTTCCTGGATCTGTTAAGAGGTAA
- a CDS encoding RNA polymerase sigma factor: protein MTKKDSVERGLVDRLRSKDQSAWKEFYEFYSGHFTYVCMRYLKSHDDVKDVMQNSFIKIFNAIGSFEYKGAGSLKAWTTRLIINESLKFLRDTAKIEFPTLVEELPEVIEEEEPNLDEIPESEILELIRSLPDGYRMVFNLYVFEKKSHKEIGKLLEIGESSSASQFHRAKKILMQKIKLYNKPKTNAL from the coding sequence ATGACTAAAAAAGATAGTGTAGAACGAGGGTTAGTGGATAGACTACGATCTAAAGACCAATCTGCTTGGAAAGAATTCTATGAATTCTATTCAGGACATTTTACCTATGTATGTATGCGATATCTTAAGAGTCATGATGATGTCAAAGATGTGATGCAGAATAGCTTTATCAAGATTTTTAATGCTATTGGTTCATTTGAGTATAAGGGAGCAGGATCATTAAAAGCTTGGACAACACGTCTAATAATTAATGAGTCTTTAAAGTTTCTTAGAGATACTGCTAAGATAGAGTTTCCTACTCTAGTAGAAGAATTACCAGAAGTAATAGAAGAGGAGGAACCTAATTTAGATGAGATACCAGAATCTGAAATATTAGAATTGATTCGTTCTTTACCTGATGGGTATCGAATGGTTTTTAACCTTTATGTTTTTGAGAAAAAAAGTCATAAAGAAATAGGTAAACTGCTAGAAATAGGAGAGAGCTCATCTGCCTCTCAATTTCACCGAGCGAAGAAGATATTAATGCAGAAGATAAAGTTATATAATAAACCAAAAACAAACGCCTTATGA
- a CDS encoding helix-turn-helix domain-containing protein — MKIVGLETNKEIDFSIAVDNLTLTTPQKQDYYTLILCTRGHIDLKVGNHNFTVDEGSMSIISPEVIYLGGEASPDFRVFQIFFKKCFLYRNYVKEMIVDELLFLNADYPPVYKLGDSFKQVLQNFNNLAWELDTKRPYHLNIIRLKLIEILYDYNRACEYCLLGFHKGMNRQYQLTYTFKQHLEEKFKELKTVQQYADLMGITPKHLTEVIKEETGMTALQLIHERLLLEAQYLLRHSHMTVKECAYELGFDNISYFNRFFKLHIGDSPLGYRNK, encoded by the coding sequence ATGAAGATAGTCGGTTTAGAAACAAATAAAGAAATAGACTTTTCAATAGCGGTAGATAATTTAACATTAACTACGCCACAAAAACAAGATTATTATACACTTATTCTTTGTACAAGAGGGCATATAGATTTAAAAGTAGGGAATCATAATTTTACCGTTGATGAAGGTTCTATGTCCATTATATCACCTGAAGTAATTTATCTCGGTGGGGAGGCTTCACCTGATTTCAGAGTCTTTCAGATTTTCTTTAAGAAATGCTTTTTGTATCGTAATTATGTCAAGGAGATGATTGTAGATGAGCTACTGTTCTTGAATGCAGATTACCCACCAGTATATAAACTAGGAGACTCTTTTAAGCAAGTCTTGCAGAACTTTAATAACCTAGCGTGGGAATTGGATACGAAGAGACCTTATCACCTTAATATTATCCGTCTAAAACTGATTGAGATATTATATGATTACAATAGGGCTTGTGAGTATTGCCTGCTAGGATTTCATAAAGGAATGAATAGACAATATCAATTGACCTATACTTTTAAACAACATTTAGAAGAAAAGTTTAAAGAACTTAAAACAGTACAGCAGTATGCAGACTTAATGGGTATTACGCCGAAGCATTTGACTGAAGTCATAAAGGAAGAAACAGGTATGACGGCACTTCAGCTAATACACGAGCGTCTATTACTAGAAGCACAGTATTTATTGCGACATAGTCATATGACTGTAAAGGAATGCGCTTACGAACTAGGTTTTGACAATATATCTTACTTTAATCGCTTTTTCAAGCTACATATAGGGGACTCTCCTTTAGGATATAGAAATAAGTGA